Proteins co-encoded in one Populus trichocarpa isolate Nisqually-1 chromosome 10, P.trichocarpa_v4.1, whole genome shotgun sequence genomic window:
- the LOC7466889 gene encoding uncharacterized protein LOC7466889, with amino-acid sequence MRRKRLPIFHKVSNLLRIFVAKMRKPTIPKLILIKKSRKRRRFKLLKHYNGFLEEYEFSPSSTSLAHHPRKQFKFRSYKDNIYTMLFLCKCLGGLKADQGGEGRYRLSMDSTLPVATISTGDFLEPLDYLVDEEDSVDQRAERFIERFYQDMRLQRQESI; translated from the coding sequence ATGCGTAGAAAGAGACTGCCCATTTTCCACAAGGTCTCTAATCTTCTTAGAATCTTTGTTGCCAAGATGAGGAAACCCACCATTCCAAAGCTTATTCTcatcaagaaatcaagaaagCGTAGGAGGTTCAAGCTGCTCAAGCATTACAACGGGTTTCTTGAGGAATACGAGTTCTCTCCTTCGAGTACCTCACTCGCTCATCATCCCAGGAAACAGTTCAAATTTAGAAGCTATAAGGACAACATATACACTATGCTGTTCCTGTGTAAATGTTTGGGTGGCTTGAAAGCTGATCAGGGAGGGGAAGGGCGGTATAGATTGTCAATGGATAGTACTCTACCAGTTGCTACCATCAGTACTGGAGACTTTTTGGAGCCCTTGGATTATTTGGTAGATGAGGAAGATTCAGTTGATCAGAGGGCTGAGAGGTTCATTGAGAGGTTCTATCAAGATATGAGATTGCAGAGGCAGGAATCAATCTAG
- the LOC7466890 gene encoding uncharacterized protein LOC7466890 — protein sequence MVYSVEREERVMAMGQERSKPPLHNFDLPFLKWGNQRHLRCMKLPDSSTAAAVVRDNKNETRGGRFPVERHRSSNRSPPTNFGNYDARRSKAPRERFGGVEEGIDAVREKIMLDLKTAANKMKDKILRKEVSDDDSEVEEEQSLQSQSQTPPGAVVPAAEEAPAEQEVRPWNLRTRRAAIGGGGNPISGKVSGNNCSPLRSDSAKSPRLRGDKRDREEKEKERVVFSVPLSKKEIEEDFMAMLGHRPSRRPKKRPRIVQKQMDALFPGLWLSEVTVDNYKVPELPESGKR from the exons ATGGTGTATTCTgttgaaagagaagagagagttaTGGCCATGGGACAAGAGAGATCAAAACCGCCGCTTCATAATTTTGATCTTCCTTTCTTGAAGTGGGGGAATCAAAGGCATCTCCGTTGCATGAAACTTCCCGACTCCAGTACCGCCGCCGCCGTTGTTCGGGACAACAAGAACGAGACCAGAGGAGGCAGGTTCCCAGTTGAGCGACACCGCAGCAGCAACCGATCTCCACCGACGAATTTTGGCAATTATGATGCCCGGCGGTCCAAGGCTCCTAGGGAGAGATTCGGCGGTGTGGAGGAAGGGATTGATGCAGTGAGGGAGAAGATCATGCTTGATCTGAAAACGGCGGCGAATAAGATGAAAGACAAGATTTTGAGGAAAGAAGTGTCCGATGATGATAGTGAAGTCGAAGAGGAACAATCTCTTCAATCTCAGTCTCAGACTCCGCCAGGGGCCGTGGTTCCGGCGGCTGAGGAAGCACCGGCGGAGCAGGAAGTGAGGCCGTGGAACCTGAGGACGAGGAGAGCGGCGATTGGTGGAGGTGGGAATCCAATTTCAGGGAAAGTGAGTGGTAATAACTGTTCGCCTTTGAGAAGCGACAGTGCTAAATCGCCGAGATTAAGAGGAGATAAGAGGGATagagaggagaaggagaaggagagagtGGTGTTTTCGGTGCCGTTATCGAAGAAGGAGATCGAAGAGGATTTCATGGCGATGTTGGGCCATAGACCTTCTCGTAGGCCTAAGAAACGGCCCAGGATTGTGCAGAAGCAGATGGAT GCTTTATTTCCTGGTTTGTGGCTATCGGAGGTTACTGTTGATAATTATAAGGTGCCGGAGTTGCCGGAGAGCGGAAAG agGTAG